The following is a genomic window from Verrucomicrobiia bacterium.
TTCCCGGTTGAGCTTCTCCAATTCTCTGCGGGTGCATTCAGGACAAAGACCGTGGGAAAAGCGCAGGTCCCAGTGCCGGCTGAAATAGGCTTCCACCTGCTGCCAATATTCATTGTCATCGCGCACCTTGCGGCAGTTCATGCAGATGGGCACGATACGCTGCAGCTCCGTGAGCTCCGAAATATCCTCCAATACCAACAGCACCAGCCGGCGCTCCCCGTATTCAAAAGGTGTGGCCGTCACCAGACAATAATAATCCGTCACCGCCTCCCCTCGCTGCACCTGCAAGTGAGCCCGGCGACGGACCACCCCGTTGCCGGCATGCGCCTCTTTGACGCTCTGGCGGATGA
Proteins encoded in this region:
- a CDS encoding PAS domain-containing protein — translated: MSAMVTSDLFQTMLDAVPALVFAVDDDVEVLECNRAAAELLQQSRETIVRRRGGEVLRCLRAREAPGGCGRGEECRHCIIRQSVKEAHAGNGVVRRRAHLQVQRGEAVTDYYCLVTATPFEYGERRLVLLVLEDISELTELQRIVPICMNCRKVRDDNEYWQQVEAYFSRHWDLRFSHGLCPECTRRELEKLNRELPPTA